The nucleotide window CACCGTCAGCCGCGAGCTGGCGCGGCTCGAACACATCCTGGGCTACGCGCTGTTCGACCGCGTGCAGGGCCGCCTGCGCCCCACCGTGCGAGCGCGGGCGCTGTACGACGAGGTTGAGCGCGCCTGGCAAGGCTTGGCGCGCGTGCGGGCCAGCGCGCGCGAACTGCGCCAGTTCGCCACCGGGCGCCTGCACCTGGCTTGCCTGCCGGCGCTGGCGCACGCGCTGGTGCCGCCCGCGCTGCGGCGCTTTGCCGCGCGCCACCCGCTGGCCAGCGTCACCGTGGTGCCCATCGAGTCGCCCGCGCTGGAGGCGCTGCTGTCCGAGCAGCAAGCCGACCTGGGCCTGACCGAGGCGCGCAGCGCGCCCGTGGCCTGCGAACTGACCACGCTGCTGGAGGCCGACGAGGTGGTGGTGCTGCCCGCCGCGCACCCGCTGGCCGCGCGCGAGGTGCTGGCGCTGGCCGATCTCGACGGCCAGCCTTTCATCAACCTGGCGCTGGCCGATCCGTACCGGGCGCAGATCGACGCCCTGTTCGCCAACGCTGGCGTGGCGCGCGACATGCGGCTGGAAAGCGCCAGCGCCGTGTCGATCTGCGCCCTGGTGGCCGAGGGGCTGGGCGTGTCCATCATCAACCCGCTCACCGCGCGCGCGATGGCAGCGGGCGACGCGCGGCTGGTGGTGCGGCCGCTGGCCGCGTCGGTGCGCTTTCAGGTGGCGCTGGTGCGGCCCTTGTGGCGGGCCAAGCATCCGCTACTGGCTGACTTGCAGGCGGCGCTGGCGGCGGCGGCGGGTGGAAGTGACGACGCGGTTTGAGTGTCTTTTAAGCCTCTTGCGCTTGCTGCAAAAGCGCAGGCAGCTCTTAATTTTATAGTGATGACAGGCTTGCCGCGCCCATGAAAAAACCCGCTGCGGCGTCCCGAGCGGGTTTTTATTCAATCCTTCAAGCGCATGGCTTGAACGAGACTTGACGCCGAATCAGTACATCTTCTTCGGCAGTTGCTGGCTGCGCACGCGCTTGTAGTGGCGCTTGACGGCGGCGGCCTTCTTGCGCTTGCGCTCGGCGGTCGGCTTTTCGTAGAACTCGCGGGCGCGCAGCTCGGTCAGCAGGCCCAGCTTTTCGATGGTGCGCTTGAAGCGGCGCAGCGCCACGTCAAACGGCTCGTTCTCTTTTACACGGATGGTCGTCATTCAATTTCAAGTATTTACGCGGCCAGCGGGTGTGAAGAAGATCAGGCTTCACGCCATGCGCCGCACGGTTGCCCCGCACTTAACTAGTATGTGGCCGGCGGGGCTATTGCCAGCAAAACAAAACATTATATACCCCCTGAGCCGCCTGCGGCGTTTTCCCGCCAAGGGGGACAACGCTGGCGGCCGGGGAGACCCCGGCCGCGGCGTTCGCGCATGGCCTGCTGCGCGGCCTTTTGATTGGGGCGGCCTGCTGCGCGGCCGCTGGTTGGGGATGCGCCTGGCGCCTGTTTGGCTGTTGCCGTGAGGCGGCTCCTGGTGGCGCTCACGCCGCACGCCGCGCCGCCAGTGCCTCCGCACAGGCGGCGGCGCTGGCCCAGGCCCACTGGAAGTTGTAGCCGCCCAGCCAGCCGGTCACATCCACCACCTCGCCGATGAAATACAGGCCCGGCTGCGCCTTGGCCTCCATGGTCTGCGAAGACAGCTCGCGCGTGTCGACACCGCCCACGGTGACTTCGGCCTTCTTGTAGCCCTCGGTGCCGGTGGGGGTGAGCTGCCAGCACGACAGGCGCTCTGCCAGCTGCGTCAGCGCCTTGTCGCTGGCTTCGGCGATGGGGCGCTGCCAGGCGGGGTCTTGCCGTGCCCACGCATCCGCCAGGCGCTGCGGCAGCCACGCTGCCAGAACGCCGGCGATCAGCTTGCGCGTGCCGCGCGCCTTGGCGGCCGCCAGTTCGGCCAGCAAGTCGACGCCCTGCGTCAAGTCGATCTCGATCGGCGTGCCCGGCTGCCAATAGCTTGAAATCTGCAACACCGCCGGCCCCGAGAGACCACGGTGCGTGAACAGCAGGTCTTCATGAAACGTGATGCGCTGCTTCTTGGCCCCGGTGCTGATGGCCACCGGCAGCGCCAGTCCCGCCAGTTGCGCATATGGCGCCCAGGCCGCGCCGTCGAAGGTCAGCGGCACCAGGCCCGGGCGCAACCCGGTCACCGTGAGGCCGAACTGCCGCGCCAGCCGCTGGCCCAGGTCGGTGGCGCCGATCTTGGGGATCGAGAGGCCGCCGGTGGCGACGACCAGCGCGGGCGCTGATACAGTGCCCTGATCACTATCAATAGAGTAGCTGCTTGCGCTTGTCTGTTGAGCGCTAGAGCCTGATTCGGCTTGAAATCGCACACCACGCACGCGGCACGGTTGCCAGCGCTCCACGCGCCCGCCGTGCGCCGCGGCGGCCTCGCATTCGGCCAGCAGCAGGCCAATCAAGTCCTCGGCCGAGCGGTCGCAAAACAGTTGGCCCTTGTGCTTTTCATGAAAGCCCACCCCCCGCCGCTGCAGCAGGCCGATGAAATCCCGCGGCGCAAAGCGCGCCAGCGCCGAGCGGCAGAAGTGCGGGTTGGCGCTCAAGAAATGCCGCTGCGGCGCGGCCGGATCGAGATCACGGTTGGTGAAATTGGCGCGCCCACCGCCCGAGATGCGAATTTTCTCCGCCACCTCGTCCGCATGGTCGATCAGCAGCACGCGCAAGCCCCGCTGCCCGGCGCGCGCGGCGCAGAACAAGCCGGCGGCGCCGGCGCCCAGGATGATGGCGTCGAAGGTGGACATGGCGCGCCAGTGTAGGCGGCGTGGGCAGCGCGGATGGCGTCAACCCGGGATGACTAAACTGGCGCCGTCCGTGCCAATCCCGTCCGATAAAGGATCCATGCCTCTCGCCGTGCCGCAAGCGGTCGATTCGCCGCTCACCCGGGCCGCCATTTTTCTGGTCGTCACCCTCAAGCCTGGCGCCCGCCATGCCGTGCTGGGTATGTGCGCCGATCTGTCGGCGCTGCTGCGCGGCGTCGGCTTTCGCGATTTGACCGGCGGCCTGAGCTGCGTCATGGGTTTTGGCGCCAGCGCGTGGGAC belongs to Ottowia testudinis and includes:
- a CDS encoding LysR family transcriptional regulator; translation: MDNAESDLLEQLSHRHIEVFRAVMQAGQVTRAAEVLHTSQPTVSRELARLEHILGYALFDRVQGRLRPTVRARALYDEVERAWQGLARVRASARELRQFATGRLHLACLPALAHALVPPALRRFAARHPLASVTVVPIESPALEALLSEQQADLGLTEARSAPVACELTTLLEADEVVVLPAAHPLAAREVLALADLDGQPFINLALADPYRAQIDALFANAGVARDMRLESASAVSICALVAEGLGVSIINPLTARAMAAGDARLVVRPLAASVRFQVALVRPLWRAKHPLLADLQAALAAAAGGSDDAV
- the rpsU gene encoding 30S ribosomal protein S21 encodes the protein MTTIRVKENEPFDVALRRFKRTIEKLGLLTELRAREFYEKPTAERKRKKAAAVKRHYKRVRSQQLPKKMY
- a CDS encoding NAD(P)/FAD-dependent oxidoreductase, with translation MSTFDAIILGAGAAGLFCAARAGQRGLRVLLIDHADEVAEKIRISGGGRANFTNRDLDPAAPQRHFLSANPHFCRSALARFAPRDFIGLLQRRGVGFHEKHKGQLFCDRSAEDLIGLLLAECEAAAAHGGRVERWQPCRVRGVRFQAESGSSAQQTSASSYSIDSDQGTVSAPALVVATGGLSIPKIGATDLGQRLARQFGLTVTGLRPGLVPLTFDGAAWAPYAQLAGLALPVAISTGAKKQRITFHEDLLFTHRGLSGPAVLQISSYWQPGTPIEIDLTQGVDLLAELAAAKARGTRKLIAGVLAAWLPQRLADAWARQDPAWQRPIAEASDKALTQLAERLSCWQLTPTGTEGYKKAEVTVGGVDTRELSSQTMEAKAQPGLYFIGEVVDVTGWLGGYNFQWAWASAAACAEALAARRAA